One Chitinophagaceae bacterium C216 genomic window carries:
- the ppa gene encoding Inorganic pyrophosphatase: MLTIRHPWHGVSYGTNAPEYVNAIIEIPEGSRSKYEIDKETGLLKLDRVIYSSFHYPVNYGFIPQTLGQDMDPLDILVLCSQSIRSLCLVQAKVIGNMQMIDSGERDDKIIAVALHDPSVRQYDNIDELPQHFLLEMRNFFEQYKVLENKKVEIDTFQDKATALPIVSEAIDLYKQHYVKQ, encoded by the coding sequence ATGTTAACAATTCGTCACCCCTGGCATGGAGTAAGCTATGGAACTAATGCACCAGAATATGTGAATGCGATTATCGAAATTCCCGAGGGTTCCAGATCAAAGTATGAGATAGATAAAGAAACGGGACTGTTGAAGCTGGATAGGGTCATTTACTCATCGTTCCATTACCCGGTGAATTATGGATTTATTCCGCAAACGCTGGGACAAGATATGGACCCACTGGATATATTGGTACTATGCTCACAATCCATCCGATCCCTCTGTTTGGTACAGGCGAAGGTAATAGGTAATATGCAGATGATTGACAGTGGTGAACGTGATGATAAAATTATTGCAGTTGCACTGCACGATCCTTCCGTAAGACAATACGACAATATTGACGAGCTGCCACAGCACTTTTTGCTTGAAATGCGTAACTTCTTCGAGCAATATAAAGTGCTTGAAAATAAGAAAGTAGAGATTGATACCTTTCAGGACAAAGCAACTGCGCTTCCCATAGTTTCAGAAGCTATTGATTTGTATAAACAGCATTATGTAAAGCAATAA